In a single window of the Bactrocera dorsalis isolate Fly_Bdor chromosome 2, ASM2337382v1, whole genome shotgun sequence genome:
- the LOC105222001 gene encoding uncharacterized protein LOC105222001 encodes MSVNITVNGKFRACNKPSILDDPVRVKKQLEGELRKQRLLEVREESKKLARKIRNDVAAEKDRQLRNLEAIKEQELECWRQHVLDQKNNEYRQAIFQIGTAHNAAKIENEAMAERQAAKEQERIQFKKKTNERIGAKPKQNVKKILQTAGTQTPNVLMKDKKKKTPKKRRRKICPKDHTSTCHCTSAESESDDDDSQHSDEDDAEMLSDSNKSETTKSVTICPCPKVIKCPCTSSSSSSLLSSTCTDEEEQEKSSDVKNKKSALSKNPAVIVDIDVDSNDSISITAGEIKDKYAQSNRQFHHIVRNSSPEKPIRAQQKGKAAATTAKPRFTQVSQILNAKSDTSVSPTRSRSPPKPPPPSLAATTASTTVKSPHKSSTSGRIQITLSGNTVTMDSCKSDKEKDARENSRNRVQSYDYNNKYTRDYAQPTEGLVHEPTFRERNGPCAVAQAEMERELALHRDEERKRMSARSDERGRKALEREQARRDCAELTERLDALTQEYPQLLNPTDVRIQNHQLYISREARIEQKRNAAVEDLFLHPAIITCPEINKQHIRIGSAQEGVTNAKTVGDSLNLASPHDQINSSSDSRCSILLGYVDDQKKKIRNDLLKCADGQPNQNKQKAERLKKLLLRIDELRKALCEELDKNGSGDSMQQVINDVSDVRRERERMLNKDVPQENGRQSPLGKHLNDVEQKEALLEQKLRELCKMQKPQGNQVSTDKVLDKQAENLVKKSDGKECRVQATGNKPLEIIIKLKNESSRRGKQKVKKPTKSPRKVSTLIDTPTRRLGVKRSANNVREKPQQQQKESTNDKHGAINRQNSYDSNSTSYRSLPSRIANDVDALVDQLELGEGADIHDATNIPATAVAVEAQTTTQPTKSTQRPARLNPLIAHYVQRLLGMSRNSVLGLGVSSSDIETPSSSIMNVSSNRVSATVNLADSQERIQRVQRFIEENRSFISELEDTLRTQSDVTLETSIRMFEEIWQQRLRKEQHSGGEKAMKQPQARQRKEIAPSAADARVRVPRAQEAKVTRKADKSSTNTHTRTVMANASPSVSQQQRASVEHTRVPTAVQAKQAQGQAKQAQGQAKKVQGQDKQMQGQHPRQAAQNGGKTARISTERTATNASADSQPKRDISVDTEERRAEEQIARYEQLTENCTQRIAELTELIQKVRTEKKRLMEVTLSSVSEGRNSTEYIELPDGTRRRSNASVDRNTSISSGSSAGASVRQALTTQPTTSIDYTPPDILEQQTAATSAEGLSALDSAAPLEKHKPTGMSHDSGISISRPLTAQDVEPPSQASSTTHPSHHGGGGRKARPPPTLQRYSPNFAEDDVVHELSTIIEVDTPATSRVNATTVSAAAAAAEASRSRPLQPQPFPTFEEYAREMNLDVTQLDADTSQRINQEFETLIAQLCNAQSGAVPDYREFPSLSAYLRNLSVPQDGAEQSQSPETIDDLVSCLRIANLSIKPFPTRQEYLRQLATNSQSGEFLDSASLENISDARTNSNTETESESINIEEELRRRQLLQHSFRTAKTKEQIFSSTVRDAGENARTSHARVFAAESGIEKLSSTSENGSSEFERQLFSLGMKWPATMRARTKEAKAVGNSNSSSSPERVAPTTGATAQRNSPRKDVNNAVLKSPQRSPDSTLRGVSPKRVETVKISATKEVQFERSVDERSPIHSPTREAAKQKLRHSPERLEVNTNKDTSHQKQRSISPTHDRSTKDTAGHDASRKNKSSQPRSSDCEFLSDFGRPLNLRDFLTKELLKHASSSSTSSTPTDESLRSAFLQSIIETMTPRTNNGGSTQLDRQKTSTPVTHSASSNAQSSGDQSVSSATNTQSQLFSGESCISSVRFFERSITRTYPRNSPTGDGQKKATEEQTNDDNASQK; translated from the exons ATGTCCGTAAATATTACTGTGAATGGAAAATTTCGAGCATGTAATAAACCAAGCATTTTGGACGATCCTGTGCGTGTAAAAAAGCAACTGGAAGGTGAGCTTCGTAAACAACGTTTACTTGAG GTACGGGAAGAGTCAAAAAAGTTGGCGCGAAAAATACGCAATGATGTTGCGGCGGAAAAAGATAGACAGCTGCGAAATCTTGAGGCTATTAAAGAGCAGGAACTTGAATGTTGGCGGCAACATGTATTGGATCAGAAGAATAATGAATATCGACAAGCTATATTTCAAATCGGTACAGCACATAATGCCGCAAAAATTGAGAACGAAGCAATGGCAGAACGTCAAGCTGCAAAGGAGCAAGAGCGCATACAATTCAAAAAGAAAACCAATGAACGGATAGGTGCCAAACCCAAGCAAAATGTAAAGAAGATACTACAAACTGCCGGCACTCAAACACCAAATGTTCTAATGAAAGACAAAAAGAAAAAGACACCGAAAAAAcgaagacgaaaaatttgccCAAAAGATCACACATCAACTTGCCACTGTACAAGTGCTGAGAGCGAGTCAGATGACGATGACAGTCAGCATAGTGACGAAGATGACGCAGAAATGCTAAGTGATTCCAATAAAAGTGAAACGACAAAATCTGTAACAATTTGCCCATGTCCGAAAGTAATCAAATGCCCATGCACAAGCTCCTCATCTTCTTCGCTACTTTCGTCAACGTGTACCGACGAAGAAGAACAGGAAAAGAGTTCtgatgtaaaaaataaaaaatctgccCTCAGCAAAAATCCTGCTGTTATTGTGGATATCGATGTGGATAGTAACGATTCAATAAGCATAACAGCTGGGGAAATTAAAGATAAATATGCACAGAGCAACCGGCAATTTCACCATATTGTGCGAAATAGTAGTCCTGAAAAGCCAATACGTGCCCAACAAAAAGGTAAAGCAGCAGCAACCACAGCAAAACCACGTTTCACACAAGTGTCgcaaattttaaatgcaaagaGTGACACCAGCGTTTCACCTACACGTTCACGTTCACCACCTAAGCCCCCACCACCATCGCTGGCAGCCACTACAGCCAGTACGACAGTTAAATCGCCACATAAAAGTAGTACATCGGGTCGCATACAAATTACACTTTCAGGCAACACAGTTACAATGGATAGCTGTAAAAGTGATAAGGAAAAAGATGCGCGCGAAAATAGCCGTAATCGTGTCCAGTCCTatgattacaacaacaaatatacgcGGGATTATGCACAACCCACCGAGGGTCTAGTGCATGAACCTACTTTTCGCGAACGTAATGGGCCGTGTGCAGTAGCACAAGCGGAAATGGAAAGAGAATTAGCATTACACAGAGATGAGGAGCGCAAAAGAATGAG tgCGCGCTCGGATGAACGTGGTCGTAAAGCGCTTGAACGCGAACAAGCACGTCGTGATTGTGCTGAGCTTACAGAAAGGCTTGATGCGTTAACGCAGGAATATCCACAACTGCTGAATCCGACTGAT GTTAGAATCCAAAATCATCAATTATATATAAGTCGTGAAGCACGCATCGAACAAAAACGTAATGCAGCCGTAGAAGACCTATTTTTGCATCCTGCAATCATCACCTGCCCAGAAATTAACAAACAGCACATTCGCATTGGAAGTGCACAAGAAGGCGTCACCAACGCTAAAACCGTTGGCGATAGTTTGAATTTAGCTTCACCACATGATCAAATCAATAGTTCCTCTGACAGCCGTTGCTCTATACTGCTCGGTTATGTTGATGATCAGAAGAAGAAAATACGTAATGATTTGCTGAAATGCGCCGATGGTCAGCCAAATCAGAACAAACAAAAAGCTGaacgcttaaaaaaattattgctgcgCATAGATGAGTTGCGTAAAGCCTTGTGTGAGGAGCTGGATAAGAATGGCAGCGGTGATAGCATGCAGCAGGTGATAAACGATGTGAGCGATGTGCGTCGCGAGCGTGAACGTATGCTGAATAAGGATGTGCCGCAGGAAAATGGCAGACAATCGCCGTTGGGCAAACATTTAAATGATGTCGAACAAAAAGAAGCTTTATTGGAACAAAAGCTGCGTGAACTATGTAAAATGCAGAAACCACAAGGTAACCAAGTTAGCACAGATAAAGTTCTTGATAAACAAgctgaaaatttagtgaaaa AATCAGACGGCAAGGAGTGCAGAGTGCAGGCTACAGGCAACAAACCGTTAGAAatcataataaagttgaagaATGAAAGCAGCCGACGTGGCAAACAGAAAGTGAAAAAGCCCACAAAGAGTCCACGAAAAGTATCCACTTTAATTGATACACCGACGCGCCGTTTAGGTGTTAAACGTTCCGCTAACAATGTGCGTGagaaaccacaacaacaacaaaaagagtcTACTAATGATAAGCACGGTGCTATAAATCGACAAAATTCTTATGACTCCAATTCGACGTCATATCGCAGTCTACCATCTCGCATTGCCAACGACGTGGATGCGCTGGTCGATCAATTAGAATTAGGTGAGGGGGCAGACATTCACGACGCTACTAATATACCAGCAACTGCTGTTGCCGTTGAAGCCCAGACGACGACACAGCCAACAAAATCAACTCAACGTCCAGCGCGTTTGAATCCGCTCATAGCACACTATGTGCAACGTCTGTTGGGTATGTCACGTAATTCCGTACTCGGTTTGGGCGTAAGCTCTTCGGACATCGAAACACCCTCATCTTCCATTATGAATGTCAGTTCGAATCGTGTAAGCGCCACAGTCAACTTGGCCGATTCGCAAGAACGTATACAACGTGTACAGCGGTTTATCGAGGAAAATCGTAGTTTTATCAGTGAGTTGGAAGACACATTGCGCACGCAAAGCGATGTTACACTAGAGACTAGCATTCGCATGTTTGAGGAGATTTGGCAACAACGACTGCGCAAGGAGCAGCACAGTGGCGGTGAAAAAGCAATGAAACAACCACAAGCAAGACAGCGTAAGGAGATAGCGCCATCAGCTGCCGATGCAAGAGTACGCGTACCGCGCGCTCAAGAAGCTAAAGTAACGCGCAAGGCAGATAAAAGTTCAACCAATACGCATACACGTACTGTGATGGCCAATGCATCACCTAGTGTAAGCCAGCAGCAGCGCGCGTCGGTGGAACATACACGCGTGCCAACGGCAGTACAAGCCAAGCAGGCGCAAGGTCAAGCTAAACAAGCGCAGGGTCAAGCTAAAAAAGTGCAGGGTCAGGATAAGCAGATGCAGGGTCAGCACCCACGACAAGCCGCGCAAAATGGGGGAAAAACAGCGCGCATATCAACGGAACGCACCGCCACTAACGCCAGTGCGGATTCGCAACCGAAGCGTGATATCTCAGTTGACACAGAGGAGCGTCGTGCTGAAGAGCAAATCGCACGGTATGAGCAACTCACTGAGAACTGTACACAACGCATCGCGGAATTAACCGAGCTCATACAAAAAGTGCGCACCGAAAAGAAACGCCTCATGGAGGTCACACTCAGTTCGGTAAGTGAGGGACGCAACTCAACCGAATACATCGAATTGCCCGATGGCACGCGTCGACGCTCAAACGCATCCGTCGATAGAAATACCAGCATCAGCAGTGGCAGTAGTGCTGGCGCAAGCGTACGCCAGGCTCTGACAACACAACCAACCACCTCTATAGACTACACACCGCCGGATATATTGGAGCAGCAAACTGCCGCTACATCAGCGGAAGGTTTATCAGCGCTCGACAGCGCGGCGCCGCTTGAGAAGCACAAACCAACAGGTATGAGTCACGATAGCGGCATTTCCATTTCACGCCCATTGACAGCACAGGATGTGGAACCACCATCGCAAGCTTCGAGCACAACACATCCGAGTCACCATGGCGGCGGCGGGCGTAAGGCGCGACCACCGCCTACTTTGCAACGTTACAGTCCTAACTTTGCCGAAGATGATGTAGTACACGAGCTATCCACCATCATCGAGGTAGACACACCGGCTACATCGCGAGTAAATGCCACAACTGTTAGTGCAGCTGCTGCAGCAGCTGAGGCTTCACGCAGCAGACCTTTGCAACCGCAACCCTTCCCCACATTCGAAGAATATGCGCGTGAAATGAATTTGGATGTCACACAGTTGGATGCGGACACCAGCCAACGCATAAATCAGGAATTTGAAACGCTAATCGCACAACTGTGTAATGCGCAGAGTGGCGCAGTGCCCGACTATCGTGAGTTTCCATCGCTTTCAGCATATCTGCGCAATTTGAGTGTACCACAAGATGGCGCTGAACAGTCACAATCACCGGAAACTATCGACGACTTGGTCTCCTGCCTACGCATAGCAAATCTCTCCATAAAACCGTTCCCGACGCGTCAGGAATATTTACGCCAATTAGCAACAAATTCTCAGAGTGGTGAGTTTCTCGATAGCGCCAGTCTGGAAAACATCTCCGACGCACGTACGAACAGTAATACAGAAACCGAATCGGAATCGATAAACATTGAAGAGGAGCTGAGACGACGTCAACTGCTACAGCATTCTTTTCGCACGGCCAAAACAAAAGAGCAAATATTCTCCTCCACCGTGAGGGATGCCGGTGAAAATGCGCGCACCAGTCATGCACGTGTCTTCGCCGCAGAAAGCGGCATTGAGAAGCTCTCCTCAACATCTGAGAATGGTTCAAGTGAATTCGAACGCCAACTATTCAGTTTGGGCATGAAATGGCCGGCAACAATGCGTGCGCGCACCAAGGAGGCAAAGGCGGTCGGCAATAGTAACAGCTCAAGCAGTCCGGAGCGTGTGGCACCCACAACTGGCGCCACTGCTCAGCGTAATAGTCCGAGAAAAGACGTCAATAATGCGGTGTTGAAGAGTCCACAGCGCTCACCAGATTCTACATTGCGTGGTGTCAGCCCTAAACGTGTGGAAACGGTAAAAATCAGCGCTACTAAGGAAGTTCAATTTGAGCGTAGTGTCGATGAGCGTTCACCAATTCATAGTCCAACGCGTGaggcagcaaaacaaaaattaagacaTAGTCCTGAGCGTCTTGAGGTCAACACCAACAAAGATACCTCGCACCAGAAACAGCGAAGCATCAGCCCCACACATGATAGGTCCACCAAGGACACAGCGGGGCATGATGCGTCACGAAAGAATAAAAGC
- the LOC105222000 gene encoding enhancer of split m8 protein → MAQQSKTQIYLKVKKPLLERQRRARINNCLEALKKLVAELQADEAVLRMDKAELLEQTLVFVRQQCRGKAQQQSAQVHTDSFRNGYMNAVNEVSRVMASTPGMSVQVGKSVMTHLGRSFNRLQQEQHQQQPLNITVQQQQQVSHQRTNTVTSMQPLRIECAPLSPASSGYHSDCESPIASPVAQQQHTAAESLWRPW, encoded by the coding sequence ATGGCACAACAAAGCAAAACACAAATTTACTTAAAAGTCAAGAAACCGCTACTGGAACGTCAAAGACGTGCACGTATTAACAACTGTTTGGAGGCATTAAAGAAACTCGTCGCTGAGTTACAAGCTGACGAAGCCGTACTACGCATGGATAAAGCAGAGTTACTCGAGCAAACACTTGTTTTCGTACGTCAACAGTGCCGCGgtaaagcacaacaacaaagcgcacaAGTGCACACCGATTCATTTCGTAATGGCTATATGAATGCAGTTAATGAGGTGTCACGTGTGATGGCCTCAACACCCGGCATGAGCGTGCAAGTGGGCAAATCTGTAATGACACATTTGGGTCGTAGTTTTAATCGCCTGCAACAGGAGCAGCACCAACAACAGCCACTAAATATCACAgttcaacagcagcaacaagtatCGCATCAGCGAACAAACACAGTTACCAGTATGCAACCATTACGCATTGAATGCGCACCACTGAGTCCTGCTTCTTCCGGCTATCATAGTGACTGTGAGAGTCCCATCGCGTCACCTGTTGCACAGCAGCAGCACACGGCGGCAGAGAGTTTGTGGCGACCTTGGTAA